A single window of Lytechinus variegatus isolate NC3 chromosome 8, Lvar_3.0, whole genome shotgun sequence DNA harbors:
- the LOC121420817 gene encoding homeobox protein abdominal-A homolog: MPDQADCFKNIQNPRNEKTPGSIPQNSEVVSPGVTAAHKRRKTEGDAELTSEMMGRNMTKFSQPLEKQPGNHDNGKASSNAAFSIEKILSPACHSNDAVHASAGPTEPAEITTPTGRPSLTPRAQAPEGKKRMRNDSDNTDGADESSADLMPADKWYDTLLWQQHQQLYQQHLAAASSLYHPPHFPTHPPVPEKGIHPSFGPAMPGRMHPFNCLCAGQMMYDQPYFLLTPAGYSIPSPFEPDHHYSSLRYCRRRKARTVFTDYQIRGLEERFVHQQYLSTHERVELANVLFLTEAQVKTWFQNRRMKEKKQTRDPLHPFDGDDDDECDDDDDDAKLALEEGNDVSADSDSDGDPSKNGDTNNK; this comes from the exons ATGCCGGACCAGGCAGACTGTTTTAAAAATATCCAGAACCCACGAAATGAGAAAACTCCAGGATCAATACCACAAAACTCCGAGGTGGTAAGCCCGGGTGTAACCGCGGCACACAAAAGGCGAAAGACAGAGGGTGATGCCGAACTGACTAGCGAAATGATGGGCCGCAACATGACGAAGTTTAGCCAACCTTTGGAGAAACAACCTGGTAACCATGACAACGGGAAGGCATCTTCCAATGCCGCGTTCTCTATCGAGAAGATACTGTCACCTGCTTGCCATTCCAATGATGCAGTTCATGCCTCTGCTGGGCCGACGGAACCGGCCGAAATAACCACACCGACCGGTCGACCGTCTCTTACTCCTCGAGCTCAAGCTCCGGAAGGGAAGAAACGAATGAGGAACGATTCAGATAACACAGACGGAGCTGATGAGTCGAGTGCCGATCTTATGCCCGCTGATAAGTGGTACGACACTCTACTCTGGCAACAACACCAGCAACTTTACCAGCAACACCTTGCGGCGGCTTCTTCGTTATATCATCCGCCGCACTTTCCGACCCATCCTCCAGTACCAGAGAAGggcatccatccatccttcgGCCCGGCGATGCCCGGGAGGATGCACCCCTTCAACTGCCTATGTGCAGGACAGATGATGTATGATCAACCTTATTTCTTGTTAACACCCG CGGGATACAGCATACCCTCCCCGTTCGAGCCCGACCACCACTACTCGTCGTTGCGCTACTGTCGACGTCGTAAAGCCCGCACCGTGTTCACCGATTACCAGATTCGGGGCCTGGAAGAGCGCTTCGTCCACCAGCAGTACCTATCAACCCATGAACGAGTTGAACTGGCCAATGTTCTATTTCTTACTGAGGCAcag gtGAAGACTTGGTTCCAGAACAGGAGGATGAAGGAGAAGAAGCAAACCCGAGACCCCCTGCATCCGTTTGACGGCGATGATGACGACGAatgtgacgatgatgacgacgacgccAAACTTGCACTTGAAGAGGGCAATGATGTCAGTGCTGATTCAGACAGTGATGGCGATCCGTCCAAGAATGGGGACACCAATAACAAATGA
- the LOC121420337 gene encoding histone-lysine N-methyltransferase PRDM9-like, which yields MDGNYPPGFYCPERNQQERHSQQHQQHVTPYPMDLPYHPTSQHQPEFAVDQPLRPFPAPHTGPGLSMLSSIYHDSTAVPPNAGTGTIHEVHNQLPPRGQKIKSTTQSATYAPLLTSPRSLPESTTQDETSNPPTAAPSKQVQSRKQRKADGPRIVSLSTPELPQSLAFKCLPEGVVEGVLAKGRIEKGSEFGPYTGSLMSEEQGLMKESTWEVCVSGQVFFYLDGRKTWMSHVRCAQSEEEQNMEAYQFYGEIYFRSTRIIEPGSELKVFYNAEYAKRVGIHTKLNELRFNKDAQKFECSLCKDLFTSAKLVLRHTRYEHSRVPREELFPIVIWKRRKLKQSEPQTCTSLKDSTITNVTKAGDAEFSCGTCEKSFSNVGKLREHESFHKFNEGHVCTICDKKETNFWTLAKHMKTHEPEGMKFKCKECNQIYNRKSALRQHLSEFHGHRCRICLAKLTPCEKHKKTQQASTKNGPHAGKTLVVSSAPEEPKDMLGKTTNYYERPFKCRYCSNRYSTRNSVKAHEREQHTGDLFFKCPHCEKVFGREYRLIDHLRTHEENRMYRCTLCPRTFASESALNNHQGEHNGLKPFKCEICGRGFRLKSVYHAHKRRMHRENPLRFFCSVCNKGFSNKGNFTIHERRHKGIRPFVCLECGKSFTAKHCLNTHIKAMHTEEKAFSCNICGKTFSLNQNYTYHMFKHKEQGDVSSTKA from the exons ATGGACGGTAATTACCCACCGGGTTTCTACTGCCCAGAAAGAAACCAACAAGAAAGACATTCccaacaacatcaacaacatGTTACTCCCTACCCTATGGATCTACCTTATCACCCAACCTCACAACATCAACCTGAGTTTGCTGTAGATCAACCTCTTCGACCATTCCCTGCTCCACACACTGGCCCTGGGCTTTCAATGTTGAGCTCAATATATCATG ATTCAACTGCAGTGCCTCCAAATGCAGGGACTGGTACTATTCACGAAGTTCATAATCAGCTGCCACCGAGAGGTCAAAAGATCAAATCAACAACTCAATCAGCAACTTATGCCCCACTTCTTACATCTCCTAGATCTCTTCCAGAAAGCACAACACAAG ATGAAACGTCCAATCCACCAACTGCTGCTCCTTCCAAACAAGTCCAGTCAAGGAAGCAGAGAAAGGCAGATGGGCCAAGAATTGTATCGTTGTCAACCCCAGAACTACCGCAGAGTCTTGCTTTTAAATGTTTACCTGAAGGTGTGGTTGAGGGCGTCCTTGCCAAGGGTAGGATAGAGAAAGGTTCTGAGTTCGGACCGTACACAGGATCGTTGATGAGTGAAGAACAAGGTTTGATGAAGGAATCTACATGGGAG GTTTGCGTGTCTGGTCAAGTATTCTTCTACCTCGATGGACGTAAAACCTGGATGTCTCATGTAAGATGCGCACAGAGTGAAGAAGAACAGAACATGGAAGCCTATCAATTCTATGGTGAAATCTACTTCAGAAGCACAAGGATTATTGAACCAGGAAGTGAACTTAAGGTCTTCTACAACGCAGAATATGCCAAGCGTGTTGGAATCCATACTAAATTGAATGAACTCCGATTCAACAAGG ATGCACAGAAATTTGAATGCAGCTTGTGCAAGGATCTGTTCACATCTGCTAAACTAGTCCTTAGACACACACGATATGAACACTCCCGGGTACCAAGGGAAGAACTGTTTCCCATAGTGATTTGGAAAAGGAGAAAGCTGAAACAATCTGAACCTCAGACATGCACATCTCTAAAGGATTCAACGATAACTAACGTTACCAAAGCGGGAGATGCTGAATTCAGTTGTGGAACGTGTGAGAAGtctttttcaaatgttggcaagCTCAGGGAGCATGAGTCATTTCATAAATTCAACGAGGGTCACGTGTGTACCATTTGTGACAAGAAGGAAACAAATTTCTGGACGCTTGCGAAACACATGAAGACGCACGAACCAGAGGGGATGAAGTTCAAGTGCAAGGAATGTAATCAAATCTACAACAGGAAGTCTGCACTGCGACAGCACCTGAGTGAGTTCCACGGTCATCGGTGCCGCATCTGTTTGGCCAAGCTGACGCCTTGTGAGAAACACAAGAAAACACAGCAAGCTTCAACCAAGAATGGACCTCACGCAGGAAAGACATTGGTGGTGTCTTCAGCCCCTGAAGAACCCAAGGATATGCTTGGCAAAACCACCAATTACTACGAACGTCCTTTTAAGTGTCGATATTGTTCAAATCGGTACAGTACTCGCAATAGTGTGAAGGCGCACGAGAGAGAGCAGCACACCGGCGATCTCTTCTTCAAGTGCCCTCATTGTGAAAAGGTCTTTGGTCGGGAGTACCGGCTTATAGATCATCTGCGAACCCATGAGGAGAATCGTATGTATCGCTGCACTCTCTGTCCCAGAACCTTCGCATCGGAGAGCGCCCTCAACAACCACCAAGGTGAACATAATGGATTGAAACCTTTCAAGTGTGAAATCTGCGGCCGTGGATTCCGGCTGAAGAGTGTTTATCATGCTCATAAGCGGCGTATGCATCGGGAGAATCCTCTGCGTTTCTTCTGCTCTGTCTGCAACAAAGGATTTTCAAACAAGGGGAATTTCACGATACATGAACGTCGTCATAAAGGCATCCGACCTTTTGTCTGCTTAGAATGTGGGAAAAGTTTCACGGCAAAGCATTGTCTTAACACTCACATTAAGGCAATGCATACAGAGGAGAAAGCGTTTTCATGTAACATCTGTGGAAAGACTTTCTCGTTAAATCAGAACTATACGTATCACATGTTCAAACATAAAGAA